Proteins encoded in a region of the Deltaproteobacteria bacterium genome:
- a CDS encoding iron-sulfur cluster assembly protein produces MTKQEILKILDHILDPDLRDRSIVEMGFVKEEDIEVKEEEIQVFYTVGGPLCPYSAAVGIIIHHTLSEKFNKKIKVRMKADHYQQDIVNQILQNESQFNEWFEKIKSQNLLETCLRA; encoded by the coding sequence ATGACCAAGCAGGAAATACTCAAAATTCTGGATCACATCCTCGACCCCGATTTGCGGGATCGCAGCATCGTAGAAATGGGATTTGTAAAAGAAGAAGATATAGAAGTCAAGGAGGAGGAGATCCAGGTCTTCTACACGGTTGGGGGGCCGCTTTGCCCGTATAGTGCTGCCGTTGGAATTATCATTCACCATACCCTGAGTGAAAAATTTAATAAAAAAATTAAAGTGCGGATGAAAGCGGACCATTACCAGCAAGACATTGTAAATCAAATTTTGCAGAATGAATCCCAGTTCAATGAATGGTTTGAGAAAATTAAATCCCAAAATCTCCTGGAAACATGCCTGCGGGCCTAA
- the nifU gene encoding Fe-S cluster assembly scaffold protein NifU has translation MYSQTVMEHFKNPRNVGTLEDADGVGEVGNPVCGDMMTFYIKVKDNVIDDIKFQTFGCGAAIAVSSMVSEMAKGKTLEEASKITNQMVAEALEGLPKQKLHCSNLGADALQKAIQDYQNKKSGRVSKPESKKCYCPVCDIENPMESEICTGCGKGLPNKHAHGH, from the coding sequence ATGTATAGTCAAACGGTCATGGAACATTTCAAAAACCCCCGCAATGTGGGTACCCTTGAAGACGCAGATGGAGTGGGGGAAGTCGGCAACCCCGTCTGCGGAGATATGATGACGTTCTATATCAAGGTCAAAGATAATGTAATTGACGATATAAAATTTCAAACCTTTGGGTGCGGCGCAGCCATTGCCGTTTCCTCCATGGTTAGCGAAATGGCCAAAGGGAAAACCCTGGAGGAAGCGTCAAAAATAACGAACCAGATGGTAGCCGAAGCTCTGGAGGGGCTTCCCAAACAGAAACTTCATTGTTCCAACCTGGGAGCGGATGCCCTCCAGAAAGCAATCCAGGATTACCAAAACAAAAAATCCGGACGTGTTTCCAAGCCTGAATCTAAAAAATGTTACTGTCCGGTCTGCGATATAGAAAATCCCATGGAATCCGAAATCTGTACCGGATGCGGAAAGGGACTTCCTAACAAGCATGCCCATGGGCATTGA
- a CDS encoding IscS subfamily cysteine desulfurase, with translation MSLVYVDHVAAMPLHPKVYEAMVPYFREFYGNPSSIHDSGEKAREAIEEARGKVARLIGSQEEEIYFTSCGTESNNLALKGIAWAHQSRGKEIIISSIEHFSIMHTASALERAGFHVVRLPVDAHGFVDPAVVEKAISPQTILVSVMLANPEVGTIEPIAEIGKITRAKNVLFHTDAVDSVGTIPVNVQELNVDLLSLSASQFYGPKGAAALFIRKGVRILPLLDGGIQERGLRAGTENVPAIVGMGVAADLSREEIPQRMSHLQKLQKKLTEELPRRIPYLRFLGHPTQRLPGNVSVAVEYIEGEAMLLFMDMEGIRISSGSACISRSLKVSHVMLAMGVDAATAQGSLLFSFGMQNTEADVDRILEALPPVVERLRNMSPVYRKAMAKKN, from the coding sequence ATGTCATTGGTTTACGTCGATCATGTAGCCGCCATGCCTCTTCATCCAAAGGTTTATGAGGCTATGGTTCCTTATTTCAGGGAGTTTTACGGGAACCCTTCGAGCATCCATGATAGCGGGGAAAAGGCCCGGGAAGCCATCGAAGAAGCCCGGGGCAAAGTTGCCAGACTTATCGGAAGTCAAGAAGAAGAAATCTATTTTACTTCCTGCGGCACGGAATCAAACAATTTGGCCTTGAAAGGCATTGCCTGGGCTCATCAGAGCCGCGGAAAAGAAATCATCATCTCCAGCATTGAGCATTTTTCCATCATGCACACGGCCAGTGCCCTGGAGCGGGCAGGATTTCACGTGGTCCGTCTTCCGGTAGATGCGCATGGCTTCGTGGATCCCGCGGTGGTGGAAAAAGCCATTTCTCCCCAAACCATCCTGGTATCCGTTATGCTGGCGAACCCGGAAGTGGGAACGATTGAACCCATAGCCGAGATTGGCAAAATCACCCGGGCCAAAAATGTTTTATTCCATACGGATGCCGTGGACTCCGTAGGAACGATTCCCGTTAACGTCCAAGAACTGAACGTAGACCTTTTGAGTCTCTCGGCCAGCCAGTTCTATGGTCCCAAAGGGGCGGCTGCCCTGTTCATTCGCAAAGGGGTGAGAATCCTCCCCCTATTGGACGGAGGAATTCAGGAACGGGGACTGAGAGCGGGAACAGAGAACGTTCCGGCGATCGTGGGCATGGGGGTTGCCGCCGACCTGTCCCGGGAAGAAATTCCTCAGCGAATGAGCCATCTACAAAAGTTGCAAAAAAAATTAACGGAGGAGTTACCCCGACGAATTCCTTACCTGCGCTTTCTCGGGCATCCCACCCAACGTCTTCCCGGAAATGTCAGCGTAGCCGTGGAGTATATCGAAGGAGAAGCCATGCTCCTTTTTATGGACATGGAAGGCATCCGGATTTCCAGCGGATCGGCCTGCATATCCCGGTCTTTAAAAGTATCCCATGTCATGCTGGCGATGGGGGTGGATGCCGCCACCGCCCAGGGTTCGCTTCTCTTCAGTTTTGGAATGCAGAACACGGAAGCGGATGTGGATCGGATTCTGGAAGCTTTACCGCCGGTGGTAGAGAGGCTGCGGAATATGTCCCCGGTCTACCGGAAAGCGATGGCTAAAAAAAATTAA
- a CDS encoding competence/damage-inducible protein A: MKAEIIAVGTELLLGQIVDTNSAHIAQQLTTVGLDLHFKATVGDNLERMKNTLRNALDRSDIIITTGGIGPTLDDLTREAVAAVLGKPLVFQPHLHDQINDFFKRVGRTMSSNNRKQAYIPEGAMPIENPVGTAPGFIAEYNGKAIIAVPGVPHEMRYFMEHSVLPYLKKKLGIREVIVSRVLKLFGIGESMVDERIKDLIEKGANPTIGLLAHTQMGEIHIRLTAKAADNAQAEALNAPLEVEIRGRLKDFIYGVDEETYEGVLSSLLRQSGFTLAVAETRFGSSVIQTLKMMEGNTDFFPLGVTIVSPEMAQKILSVPGSLFAERSVCSGETAKALAEGVRHLSGADLGLGITGQTGSRKDQDHLAFIALAHARGTELIEQRWPFAMRFIENRMTKMALAQVRKYLLTNAECRVRN, encoded by the coding sequence ATGAAAGCAGAAATTATTGCTGTCGGAACCGAGCTATTGCTTGGACAGATCGTGGACACCAACTCGGCCCATATCGCTCAACAACTGACCACGGTGGGCCTGGATCTCCATTTCAAGGCCACAGTAGGAGACAATTTGGAGAGGATGAAAAATACTTTGCGCAACGCTTTGGACCGCTCAGATATTATTATCACAACTGGGGGCATCGGCCCAACTCTCGACGATTTGACCCGCGAGGCTGTCGCCGCAGTCCTCGGCAAGCCATTGGTTTTTCAGCCTCACCTTCATGACCAAATCAACGATTTCTTCAAACGGGTTGGTCGGACCATGAGTTCCAACAACCGTAAACAAGCTTATATTCCCGAAGGAGCCATGCCCATCGAGAACCCGGTGGGCACGGCTCCCGGGTTTATTGCCGAGTATAATGGCAAAGCCATCATCGCCGTTCCGGGCGTGCCCCATGAAATGCGCTATTTCATGGAACACAGCGTCCTTCCTTACCTGAAAAAGAAACTGGGCATCCGCGAGGTGATCGTTTCCCGTGTTCTCAAGCTTTTTGGGATCGGGGAAAGCATGGTGGATGAACGAATAAAAGACCTAATCGAGAAGGGAGCGAACCCGACGATCGGCCTTCTGGCCCACACCCAGATGGGAGAGATCCACATCCGCCTCACGGCCAAAGCTGCGGATAACGCCCAGGCCGAAGCCTTGAATGCCCCTTTGGAAGTGGAAATTCGGGGGCGCTTAAAAGATTTTATTTACGGGGTAGATGAGGAAACCTACGAGGGAGTTTTGAGTTCCCTTTTGCGCCAGAGCGGATTTACCCTGGCAGTGGCCGAGACCAGGTTTGGTAGTTCGGTCATCCAGACTTTGAAAATGATGGAAGGAAACACGGACTTCTTTCCTCTCGGGGTGACCATCGTCAGCCCGGAAATGGCGCAAAAAATTTTAAGTGTGCCTGGGAGCTTGTTTGCAGAGCGAAGCGTTTGCAGTGGGGAGACAGCCAAAGCATTGGCCGAGGGCGTACGCCATCTTTCCGGCGCTGATTTAGGGTTAGGTATAACCGGCCAAACGGGCAGTAGGAAAGATCAGGATCACTTGGCCTTCATTGCCCTGGCCCACGCTCGAGGCACGGAATTGATAGAGCAACGCTGGCCTTTTGCCATGCGCTTCATCGAAAATCGCATGACCAAAATGGCCCTGGCGCAAGTGAGGAAATACCTTTTAACGAATGCGGAATGCAGAGTGCGGAATTAA
- a CDS encoding histone deacetylase family protein, translated as MKVIFHERFYEVYVSDPAAAAGRMEAIVEALGNDFELVKPFPASEKDLALVHTPGQIERIKRSKDLYEIGLLSAGGAIMAAELVWNGEPAFGLIRPPGHHASPDSCWGFCYFNNIAIAIKKLMKKGQVKKALILDFDLHFGDGTENSFMGIPEVVYFHPESSDRREFVEKVQRRLERAEDFDVISVSAGFDRHVEDWGGLLTTEDYRTIGSLVKTYSQKFCRGRRFGVLEGGYNHTVLGQNVRAFLEGMSE; from the coding sequence ATGAAGGTCATATTCCACGAGAGGTTCTATGAAGTTTACGTCTCCGACCCAGCGGCCGCTGCCGGGAGGATGGAGGCCATCGTCGAAGCTCTGGGGAATGATTTTGAATTAGTCAAGCCATTTCCGGCCTCTGAAAAAGATTTAGCCCTGGTGCACACCCCGGGACAGATTGAGCGCATCAAACGCTCCAAAGACCTTTACGAAATCGGGTTACTTTCTGCCGGTGGGGCCATCATGGCCGCGGAATTGGTCTGGAATGGTGAACCGGCCTTCGGCCTTATTCGCCCTCCGGGTCACCATGCCAGTCCGGATTCCTGCTGGGGGTTCTGCTACTTCAACAATATCGCCATCGCCATCAAGAAACTGATGAAAAAAGGGCAAGTTAAGAAAGCTTTGATCTTAGATTTTGACCTGCATTTCGGGGATGGGACGGAAAATTCCTTCATGGGTATTCCGGAAGTGGTTTATTTCCACCCCGAAAGTTCGGACCGAAGGGAATTCGTCGAGAAGGTGCAGAGGCGTCTGGAACGGGCCGAAGATTTCGACGTTATATCTGTCTCGGCAGGTTTTGATCGGCATGTTGAAGATTGGGGTGGACTCTTAACCACGGAGGATTACAGGACGATTGGCTCCTTGGTTAAAACTTATTCCCAAAAGTTCTGCCGGGGCCGGCGTTTCGGGGTGCTCGAAGGCGGATATAACCATACCGTCCTCGGTCAAAATGTTCGGGCTTTTTTGGAAGGAATGAGTGAATAA
- a CDS encoding AMP-binding protein produces the protein MKEAERIKLLQEQVKRISALPFYEKRFQAGGIKPEDIRSLKDFQNIPLMDTKDLQKDLEEYPPLGSLFHPDTIRVTLSPGPKGLMPVYHTREDVEEVNRELATMYRACGVGPEDIAAITFGYHLFIAGITIHGGFETLGCKTIPLGPGESQRTAEILNRFKVTVLASNPSFALKLAQEGVSSIRLLFAGGEPFSSVEGYKEKLRQAFGPIGLIDSYGLGQSTPVARECQEERGLHVADNLIYLEIVEPETGKVIPEGERGEVVFTHLRRQGSPLFRFRTGDLSVMEHIDCPCGRKATLTKGVLGRTDDMHKVKGVKLYPSQIDHLLRPLPDYTPGKYRVIISPKPGGGDHFLLSIEGKNPGSAVTEKLIERMKETLLIKPDKVEFMAKLPEGPKVQDERY, from the coding sequence ATGAAGGAAGCAGAGAGGATCAAACTTCTGCAGGAACAGGTAAAAAGGATTTCGGCTCTCCCTTTCTACGAAAAACGTTTCCAGGCTGGGGGGATCAAACCGGAAGACATCCGCTCCCTTAAAGATTTCCAGAATATTCCGCTGATGGACACCAAGGACTTGCAAAAAGATCTTGAGGAGTATCCTCCCCTGGGGTCCCTTTTCCATCCTGACACAATTCGAGTGACCTTGAGCCCCGGGCCAAAAGGTTTGATGCCCGTGTACCATACCCGCGAGGATGTGGAAGAAGTCAACAGGGAACTGGCTACCATGTACCGGGCCTGTGGAGTCGGCCCGGAAGACATCGCTGCCATCACCTTCGGATACCATCTTTTCATCGCCGGAATTACCATCCATGGAGGCTTCGAGACCCTGGGGTGCAAGACCATTCCTCTGGGCCCGGGAGAATCTCAGAGGACGGCTGAAATCCTCAACCGGTTCAAGGTCACAGTCCTGGCTTCTAATCCCAGTTTTGCCCTCAAACTGGCCCAGGAAGGGGTTAGCTCCATCCGCCTCCTTTTCGCTGGAGGGGAGCCTTTTTCCAGTGTTGAAGGGTACAAAGAAAAGCTCCGCCAGGCTTTCGGGCCTATCGGCCTAATCGATTCCTACGGCCTTGGCCAGTCAACCCCCGTAGCCCGGGAATGCCAGGAAGAACGGGGATTACATGTAGCTGATAACCTTATTTACCTCGAAATCGTGGAACCGGAGACCGGAAAAGTTATTCCCGAAGGGGAACGGGGGGAAGTAGTCTTCACCCACCTGCGTCGGCAGGGCTCCCCCCTCTTTCGATTCCGAACCGGCGATTTGAGCGTGATGGAGCATATCGATTGTCCCTGCGGGAGAAAAGCTACTTTAACCAAAGGGGTGTTGGGCCGGACCGATGATATGCATAAGGTCAAGGGCGTAAAGCTCTACCCTTCCCAGATCGACCACTTATTGCGCCCCCTGCCGGATTATACGCCGGGGAAATACCGGGTAATTATCAGCCCCAAGCCCGGCGGCGGAGACCACTTTCTCCTTTCTATTGAGGGAAAGAATCCGGGGTCTGCAGTAACCGAAAAATTAATTGAACGCATGAAAGAAACCCTTTTAATCAAGCCAGATAAAGTGGAGTTCATGGCAAAACTTCCCGAAGGACCAAAAGTGCAGGATGAAAGATATTAA